Proteins encoded in a region of the Phoenix dactylifera cultivar Barhee BC4 chromosome 3, palm_55x_up_171113_PBpolish2nd_filt_p, whole genome shotgun sequence genome:
- the LOC103717888 gene encoding probable galacturonosyltransferase 7 isoform X1, translating to MKGYIAASSPPAKRRWKGHAVAVLALVFFSLLVPLAFLLGLHNRFPSGYLSDERSSSESVFENYARVDAGLEQSQSEVGESRVHDLIDRFKPAIPKDVPENFTKKPLIESSYAGMQSTSHPKDALPYSKPKNITHGGPPKEQVVAPKVPSSLNARNDGGDQKEIRSKSAAGDEMERPCQLEFGSYCIWSMEHKETMKDSIVKRLKDQLFVARAYYPSIAKLQGQEKLSRELKQNIQEHERMLSEAILDADLPSFVGKKIQKMDHTIAIAKSCAVDCNNVDKKLRQILDLTEDEAHFHMKQSSFLYHLGVQTMPRSLHCLSMRLTVEYFKTSLQDIEQLHAQKLNNPSFRHYVLFSRNVLAASVTINSAVMNAEKSGQMIFHLVTDGQNFYAMKHWFARNSYKEATVRVLNFDNLKLINVYNLGPRQLSPSEEFRVSIRDIAQSSPMQMRTEYISVFGHSHFLVPEIFKSLKKVIVLDDDVVVQQDLSSLWNLDLEGKVNGAVQFCGIRLGQLKTYMRGYNYNGNSCAWMSGLNIIDLERWRDRNITGNYLGLLQKFQNGSEASWRASALPISLLAFQELIYALDDTWVQSRLGHDYGVSADAIKNAAALHYNGNMKPWLELGIPKYKSYWKKFLTKEERFMDECNVNP from the exons ATGAAGGGTTACATCGCCGCGAGTTCGCCGCCGGCGAAGCGGCGATGGAAGGGACACGCCGTGGCCGTCCTCGCCCTcgtcttcttctctctcctcgtCCCCCTCGCCTTCCTCCTCGGCCTCCACAACCGCTTCCCCTCTG GATACTTGAGTGATGAGCGCTCGTCTTCG GAATCTGTCTTTGAGAATTACGCCCGTGTGGATGCTGGTCTGGAGCAGAGTCAGTCCGag GTGGGTGAGTCGAGGGTTCATGATCTTATTGATAGATTTAAACCAGCAATTCCAAAG GATGTTCCTGAAAACTTCACAAAGAAACCTCTGATTGAATCCAGTTATGCTGGCATGCAATCCACTTCGCATCCAAAGGATGCTTTGCCCTACTCTAAACCCAAGAATATTACCCATGGAG GTCCACCAAAAGAACAAGTAGTGGCACCAAAAGTACCTTCATCTCTGAATGCAAGA AATGATGGGGGAGATCAAAAGGAAATCCGTTCCAAAAGTGCAGCTGGTGATGAGATGGAGAGACCATGTCAGCTTGAATTTGGAAGCTACTGCATTTGGTCCATGGAACACAAAGAAACGATGAAAGATTCTATAGTGAAAAGACTCAAAGATCAGTTATTTGTGGCTAGAGCTTATTACCCAAGCATTGCTAAGCTTCAGGGACAGGAGAAGTTGTCACGTGAATTGAAACAGAATATTCAAGAACATGAGCGCATGCTTAGTGAAGCTATTTTAGATGCTGACCTTCCATCATT TGTTGGAAAGAAGATACAGAAAATGGATCACACAATTGCAATAGCCAAATCATGTGCTGTAGACTGCAATAATGTTGACAAGAAACTTAGACAGATACTTGATCTGACCGAGGATGAAGCTCATTTCCATATGAAGCAGAGTTCTTTCCTGTACCACCTTGGTGTTCAGACCATGCCCAGAAGTCTCCATTGCTTGTCAATGAGATTGACAGTCGAATATTTCAAAACATCATTGCAGGATATAGAGCAATTACATGCTCAGAAGCTCAACAACCCAAGCTTTCGGCACTATGTGCTCTTCTCAAGAAACGTACTTGCAGCATCTGTTACCATCAATTCCGCTGTGATGAATGCTGAG aaaagtggacagatgatTTTCCATTTGGTCACTGATGGGCAAAATTTTTATGCCATGAAACACTGGTTTGCCAGAAATTCTTACAAGGAGGCAACTGTTCGTGTCTTGAATTTTGACAATCTTAAGCTGATCAACGTCTACAATTTGGGCCCACGACAGCTATCACCTTCTGAGGAATTCCGTGTTTCCATCCGCGACATTGCTCAGTCATCTCCTATGCAGATGAGAACTGAGTATATATCCGTTTTTGGTCACTCACACTTTCTTGTACCTGAAATATTCAAAAGTCTGAAAAAGGTGATTGTTTTGGATGATGATGTCGTGGTTCAACAGGACTTGTCATCCTTATGGAACCTTGACTTGGAAGGCAAGGTGAATGGTGCTGTTCAGTTCTGTGGAATTAGATTGGGTCAGTTGAAAACGTATATGAGAGGATATAACTATAACGGAAATTCTTGTGCCTGGATGTCCGGACTGAACATTATAGATTTGGAAAGGTGGAGAGACCGCAACATTACTGGAAATTACCTAGGCCTGCTCCAAAAG TTTCAAAACGGGAGTGAAGCATCATGGAGAGCTTCAGCACTGCCCATAAGCTTGCTTGCATTTCAAGAATTGATCTATGCACTAGATGATACCTGGGTTCAGTCAAGACTGGGTCATGATTATGGAGTTAGTGCAGATGCCATTAAGAATGCTGCCGCATTGCATTATAATGGCAATATGAAACCATGGCTAGAACTAGGTATACCTAAATACAAGAGCTACTGGAAGAAATTTCTCACTAAAGAAGAGCGGTTTATGGATGAGTGCAATGTAAATCCATAG
- the LOC103717888 gene encoding probable galacturonosyltransferase 7 isoform X3: MQSTSHPKDALPYSKPKNITHGGPPKEQVVAPKVPSSLNARNDGGDQKEIRSKSAAGDEMERPCQLEFGSYCIWSMEHKETMKDSIVKRLKDQLFVARAYYPSIAKLQGQEKLSRELKQNIQEHERMLSEAILDADLPSFVGKKIQKMDHTIAIAKSCAVDCNNVDKKLRQILDLTEDEAHFHMKQSSFLYHLGVQTMPRSLHCLSMRLTVEYFKTSLQDIEQLHAQKLNNPSFRHYVLFSRNVLAASVTINSAVMNAEKSGQMIFHLVTDGQNFYAMKHWFARNSYKEATVRVLNFDNLKLINVYNLGPRQLSPSEEFRVSIRDIAQSSPMQMRTEYISVFGHSHFLVPEIFKSLKKVIVLDDDVVVQQDLSSLWNLDLEGKVNGAVQFCGIRLGQLKTYMRGYNYNGNSCAWMSGLNIIDLERWRDRNITGNYLGLLQKFQNGSEASWRASALPISLLAFQELIYALDDTWVQSRLGHDYGVSADAIKNAAALHYNGNMKPWLELGIPKYKSYWKKFLTKEERFMDECNVNP; this comes from the exons ATGCAATCCACTTCGCATCCAAAGGATGCTTTGCCCTACTCTAAACCCAAGAATATTACCCATGGAG GTCCACCAAAAGAACAAGTAGTGGCACCAAAAGTACCTTCATCTCTGAATGCAAGA AATGATGGGGGAGATCAAAAGGAAATCCGTTCCAAAAGTGCAGCTGGTGATGAGATGGAGAGACCATGTCAGCTTGAATTTGGAAGCTACTGCATTTGGTCCATGGAACACAAAGAAACGATGAAAGATTCTATAGTGAAAAGACTCAAAGATCAGTTATTTGTGGCTAGAGCTTATTACCCAAGCATTGCTAAGCTTCAGGGACAGGAGAAGTTGTCACGTGAATTGAAACAGAATATTCAAGAACATGAGCGCATGCTTAGTGAAGCTATTTTAGATGCTGACCTTCCATCATT TGTTGGAAAGAAGATACAGAAAATGGATCACACAATTGCAATAGCCAAATCATGTGCTGTAGACTGCAATAATGTTGACAAGAAACTTAGACAGATACTTGATCTGACCGAGGATGAAGCTCATTTCCATATGAAGCAGAGTTCTTTCCTGTACCACCTTGGTGTTCAGACCATGCCCAGAAGTCTCCATTGCTTGTCAATGAGATTGACAGTCGAATATTTCAAAACATCATTGCAGGATATAGAGCAATTACATGCTCAGAAGCTCAACAACCCAAGCTTTCGGCACTATGTGCTCTTCTCAAGAAACGTACTTGCAGCATCTGTTACCATCAATTCCGCTGTGATGAATGCTGAG aaaagtggacagatgatTTTCCATTTGGTCACTGATGGGCAAAATTTTTATGCCATGAAACACTGGTTTGCCAGAAATTCTTACAAGGAGGCAACTGTTCGTGTCTTGAATTTTGACAATCTTAAGCTGATCAACGTCTACAATTTGGGCCCACGACAGCTATCACCTTCTGAGGAATTCCGTGTTTCCATCCGCGACATTGCTCAGTCATCTCCTATGCAGATGAGAACTGAGTATATATCCGTTTTTGGTCACTCACACTTTCTTGTACCTGAAATATTCAAAAGTCTGAAAAAGGTGATTGTTTTGGATGATGATGTCGTGGTTCAACAGGACTTGTCATCCTTATGGAACCTTGACTTGGAAGGCAAGGTGAATGGTGCTGTTCAGTTCTGTGGAATTAGATTGGGTCAGTTGAAAACGTATATGAGAGGATATAACTATAACGGAAATTCTTGTGCCTGGATGTCCGGACTGAACATTATAGATTTGGAAAGGTGGAGAGACCGCAACATTACTGGAAATTACCTAGGCCTGCTCCAAAAG TTTCAAAACGGGAGTGAAGCATCATGGAGAGCTTCAGCACTGCCCATAAGCTTGCTTGCATTTCAAGAATTGATCTATGCACTAGATGATACCTGGGTTCAGTCAAGACTGGGTCATGATTATGGAGTTAGTGCAGATGCCATTAAGAATGCTGCCGCATTGCATTATAATGGCAATATGAAACCATGGCTAGAACTAGGTATACCTAAATACAAGAGCTACTGGAAGAAATTTCTCACTAAAGAAGAGCGGTTTATGGATGAGTGCAATGTAAATCCATAG
- the LOC103717888 gene encoding probable galacturonosyltransferase 7 isoform X2 gives MSARLRNLSLRITPVWMLVWSRVGESRVHDLIDRFKPAIPKDVPENFTKKPLIESSYAGMQSTSHPKDALPYSKPKNITHGGPPKEQVVAPKVPSSLNARNDGGDQKEIRSKSAAGDEMERPCQLEFGSYCIWSMEHKETMKDSIVKRLKDQLFVARAYYPSIAKLQGQEKLSRELKQNIQEHERMLSEAILDADLPSFVGKKIQKMDHTIAIAKSCAVDCNNVDKKLRQILDLTEDEAHFHMKQSSFLYHLGVQTMPRSLHCLSMRLTVEYFKTSLQDIEQLHAQKLNNPSFRHYVLFSRNVLAASVTINSAVMNAEKSGQMIFHLVTDGQNFYAMKHWFARNSYKEATVRVLNFDNLKLINVYNLGPRQLSPSEEFRVSIRDIAQSSPMQMRTEYISVFGHSHFLVPEIFKSLKKVIVLDDDVVVQQDLSSLWNLDLEGKVNGAVQFCGIRLGQLKTYMRGYNYNGNSCAWMSGLNIIDLERWRDRNITGNYLGLLQKFQNGSEASWRASALPISLLAFQELIYALDDTWVQSRLGHDYGVSADAIKNAAALHYNGNMKPWLELGIPKYKSYWKKFLTKEERFMDECNVNP, from the exons ATGAGCGCTCGTCTTCG GAATCTGTCTTTGAGAATTACGCCCGTGTGGATGCTGGTCTGGAGCAGA GTGGGTGAGTCGAGGGTTCATGATCTTATTGATAGATTTAAACCAGCAATTCCAAAG GATGTTCCTGAAAACTTCACAAAGAAACCTCTGATTGAATCCAGTTATGCTGGCATGCAATCCACTTCGCATCCAAAGGATGCTTTGCCCTACTCTAAACCCAAGAATATTACCCATGGAG GTCCACCAAAAGAACAAGTAGTGGCACCAAAAGTACCTTCATCTCTGAATGCAAGA AATGATGGGGGAGATCAAAAGGAAATCCGTTCCAAAAGTGCAGCTGGTGATGAGATGGAGAGACCATGTCAGCTTGAATTTGGAAGCTACTGCATTTGGTCCATGGAACACAAAGAAACGATGAAAGATTCTATAGTGAAAAGACTCAAAGATCAGTTATTTGTGGCTAGAGCTTATTACCCAAGCATTGCTAAGCTTCAGGGACAGGAGAAGTTGTCACGTGAATTGAAACAGAATATTCAAGAACATGAGCGCATGCTTAGTGAAGCTATTTTAGATGCTGACCTTCCATCATT TGTTGGAAAGAAGATACAGAAAATGGATCACACAATTGCAATAGCCAAATCATGTGCTGTAGACTGCAATAATGTTGACAAGAAACTTAGACAGATACTTGATCTGACCGAGGATGAAGCTCATTTCCATATGAAGCAGAGTTCTTTCCTGTACCACCTTGGTGTTCAGACCATGCCCAGAAGTCTCCATTGCTTGTCAATGAGATTGACAGTCGAATATTTCAAAACATCATTGCAGGATATAGAGCAATTACATGCTCAGAAGCTCAACAACCCAAGCTTTCGGCACTATGTGCTCTTCTCAAGAAACGTACTTGCAGCATCTGTTACCATCAATTCCGCTGTGATGAATGCTGAG aaaagtggacagatgatTTTCCATTTGGTCACTGATGGGCAAAATTTTTATGCCATGAAACACTGGTTTGCCAGAAATTCTTACAAGGAGGCAACTGTTCGTGTCTTGAATTTTGACAATCTTAAGCTGATCAACGTCTACAATTTGGGCCCACGACAGCTATCACCTTCTGAGGAATTCCGTGTTTCCATCCGCGACATTGCTCAGTCATCTCCTATGCAGATGAGAACTGAGTATATATCCGTTTTTGGTCACTCACACTTTCTTGTACCTGAAATATTCAAAAGTCTGAAAAAGGTGATTGTTTTGGATGATGATGTCGTGGTTCAACAGGACTTGTCATCCTTATGGAACCTTGACTTGGAAGGCAAGGTGAATGGTGCTGTTCAGTTCTGTGGAATTAGATTGGGTCAGTTGAAAACGTATATGAGAGGATATAACTATAACGGAAATTCTTGTGCCTGGATGTCCGGACTGAACATTATAGATTTGGAAAGGTGGAGAGACCGCAACATTACTGGAAATTACCTAGGCCTGCTCCAAAAG TTTCAAAACGGGAGTGAAGCATCATGGAGAGCTTCAGCACTGCCCATAAGCTTGCTTGCATTTCAAGAATTGATCTATGCACTAGATGATACCTGGGTTCAGTCAAGACTGGGTCATGATTATGGAGTTAGTGCAGATGCCATTAAGAATGCTGCCGCATTGCATTATAATGGCAATATGAAACCATGGCTAGAACTAGGTATACCTAAATACAAGAGCTACTGGAAGAAATTTCTCACTAAAGAAGAGCGGTTTATGGATGAGTGCAATGTAAATCCATAG
- the LOC103717892 gene encoding methylenetetrahydrofolate reductase 1, translated as MKVIEKIRAAEGEGRTVFSFEYFPPKTEEGVENLFDRMDRMVAHNPSFCDITWGAGGSTADLTLDIANRMQNMICVETMMHLTCTNMPVEKIDHALDTIKTNGIQNVLALRGDPPHGQDKFVQVAGGFACALDLVQHIRSKYGEYFGITVAGYPEAHPDMIQGEGGATLEAYSNDLAYLKRKVDAGADIIITQLFYDTDIFLKFVNDCRQIGITCPIVPGIMPINNYKGFLRMTGFCKTRIPPEITAALEPIKENEEAVKAYGIHLGTEMCKKILAHGIKTLHLYTLNMEKSALAILMNLGLIEESKISRSLPWRRPTNVFRAKEDVRPIFWANRPKSYIARTLGWDQYPHGRWGDSHNPSYGALTDYQFMRPRARDKKLQEEWAIPLKSLNDIKERFMNFCLGKLRSSPWSELDGLQPETKIIDEHLGEIILKGFLTINSQPAINGEKSDSPTVGWGGPGGYVYQKAYLEFFCSKDKINLLIEKCKGFPSLTYIAVNREGECLSNVAPNAVNAVTWGVFPAKEIVQPTVVDPASFMVWKDEAFEIWTKGWACLFPHGDPSRELLEQVQSNYFLVSLVDNDYVHGDLFAAFKDI; from the exons atgaaGGTGATAGAGAAGATCCGGGCGGCGGAGGGGGAGGGCCGGACGGTGTTCTCCTTCGAGTACTTCCCCCCGAAGACGGAGGAAGGGGTGGAGAACCTCTTCGATCGCATGGACCGCATGGTCGCCCACAACCCCTCGTTCTGCGACATAACCTGGGGTGCCGGCGGCTCCACCGCCGATCTCACCCTCGATATCGCCAACCGCATGCAGAACATG ATCTGCGTGGAAACAATGATGCACTTAACTTGCACTAACATGCCGGTGGAGAAGATCGACCATGCCCTAGACACCATCAAGACCAATGGGATTCAGAATGTTTTGGCTCTAAGAGGGGATCCTCCTCATGGTCAGGATAAGTTTGTTCAGGTTGCTGGTGGATTTGCCTGCGCCCTTGATCTG GTGCAGCACATTCGATCTAAGTATGGTGAATATTTTGGCATAACTGTTGCTGGCTATCCAG AGGCACACCCCGACATGATACAAGGTGAAGGAGGTGCTACATTAGAAGCCTACAGCAATGATCTTGCTTATTTGAAGAGAAAG GTGGATGCTGGTGCAGATATTATTATCACCCAGTTGTTTTATGATACTGACATATTTCTGAAGTTTGTGAATGATTGCCGTCAAATTGGGATAACCTGTCCCATCGTTCCTGGTATAATGCCAATAAACAACTATAAGGGCTTCTTGCGTATGACTGGTTTTTGTAAAACTAGG ATACCACCTGAGATTACAGCTGCCCTAGAGCCTATTAAAGAAAATGAAGAGGCTGTCAAGGCATATGGAATCCACCTTGGAACCGAGATGTGCAAGAAGATTTTAGCTCACGGGATCAAGACATTGCATCTTTACACGCTAAACATGGAGAAGTCTGCATTGGCCATATTAATG AACCTTGGATTAATTGAGGAATCTAAGATTTCAAGGTCCTTACCATGGAGGCGACCAACAAATGTTTTTCGTGCTAAAGAAGATGTTCGACCTATCTTTTG GGCTAATCGTCCAAAAAGCTACATTGCAAGGACTCTTGGTTGGGACCAGTACCCACATGGGAGGTGGGGAGATTCTCATAACCCATCATATGGAGCCCTTACAGACTACCAG TTCATGCGCCCACGTGCACGGGACAAGAAGCTTCAAGAGGAATGGGCAATCCCATTGAAATCTCTGAATGACATCAAAGAG AGGTTCATGAACTTCTGCCTGGGAAAACTTAGAAGTAGCCCGTGGTCGGAGCTAGATGGGCTTCAGCCAGAGACAAAGATAATTGATGAACATCTGGGAGAAATCATCTTAAAGGGTTTTCTCACCATCAATAGCCAACCTGCAATTAATGGAGAGAAATCTGATTCTCCCACTGTTG GGTGGGGTGGACCAGGGGGATACGTCTATCAGAAGGCTTATCTTGAATTCTTCTGTTCAAAAGATAAGATAAATTTACTGATTGAAAAGTGCAAGGGATTTCCATCTCTCACATATATTGCTGTGAACAGAGAAGGGGAATGTCTCTCCAATGTTGCCCCAAATGCAGTCAATGCAGTGACATGGGGCGTTTTCCCTGCCAAAGAGATCGTCCAACCAACTGTTGTTGATCCTGCAAGCTTTATGGTTTGGAAGGATGAGGCATTTGAGATCTGGACGAAGGGATGGGCATGCTTGTTTCCTCACGGTGACCCATCTAGGGAATTATTAGAGCAG GTGCAGAGTAATTACTTTTTGGTTAGTCTTGTCGACAATGATTATGTTCATGGAGATCTTTTTGCTGCTTTCAAGGATATATGA
- the LOC103717889 gene encoding L-ascorbate oxidase homolog has protein sequence MSRVAAVLILLSLLGLSTVRAEDPYLFFTWNVTYGTIAPFGTPQQVILINNQFPGPEINCTSNNNIVINVFNNLDEPFLLTWNGIQHRKNSWMDGAPGTNCPILPGQNFTYHFQPKDQIGSFFYFPSLGMQKAAGGFGMLRVHSRLLIPVPFDPPAEEFNVLAGDWFTKSHKVLAGQLDAGRSVGHPAGVLINGRRGKDAAGHDEPPMFTMQAGDVYRFRFCNVGLKTSLNFRIQKHPLKLVEMEGSHTVQNLYTSLDVHVGQCLSVLVTADQAPGDYYLVASTRFTKKVLTATAVLRYAGSNTPPSPVIPEGPTGWAWSFNQWRTFRWNLTASAARPNPQGSYHYGQINITRSIRLVNGHSIVDGKRRNFINGVSHVDPDTPLKLAEYFNLSNPVFKYSLMGDAPPAPDTPVTLAPNVIAVEFRTFIEIIFENTEKSIQSYHLDGYAFFPAGMGPGKWSPESRKRYNLLDTVSRHSVHVFPKSWTAILLTFDNAGMWNLRSMNWENKYLGQQLYVSVTSPERSLRDEYNMPLNALRCGAVVGLPLPPSYT, from the exons ATGTCGCGTGTCGCCGCCGTGCTCATCCTCCTCTCGCTCTTGGGCCTGTCGACCGTCCGGGCAGAAGACCCATACCTCTTCTTCACATGGAACGTGACATACGGCACCATCGCCCCTTTTGGCACTCCCCAACAAGTCATCCTCATCAACAACCAGTTCCCGGGCCCCGAAATCAACTGCACTTCCAACAACAACATTGTCATCAACGTCTTCAACAACCTCGATGAGCCCTTCCTCCTCACATG GAACGGCATTCAGCACAGGAAGAACTCATGGATGGACGGGGCTCCGGGGACCAACTGCCCCATCCTCCCGGGCCAGAACTTCACCTACCACTTCCAGCCCAAGGACCAGATCGGCAGCTTCTTCTACTTCCCCTCCCTCGGCATGCAGAAGGCGGCCGGTGGCTTCGGCATGCTCCGCGTCCACAGCCGCCTCCTCATCCCTGTCCCCTTCGACCCCCCGGCCGAAGAATTCAACGTCCTCGCCGGCGACTGGTTCACCAAAAGCCACAAGGTCCTCGCCGGCCAGCTCGACGCCGGCCGCAGCGTCGGCCACCCCGCCGGCGTCCTCATCAATGGCCGCCGCGGCAAGGACGCCGCCGGCCACGACGAGCCCCCCATGTTCACCATGCAGGCCGGCGACGTCTACCGCTTCCGCTTCTGCAACGTTGGCCTCAAAACGTCTCTCAATTTCCGCATCCAGAAGCATCCGTTGAAGCTCGTTGAGATGGAGGGCTCCCACACCGTCCAGAATCTCTATACCTCCCTCGACGTCCACGTTGGCCAGTGCCTGTCGGTGCTCGTCACCGCCGACCAGGCCCCTGGAGACTACTACCTCGTCGCCTCCACCCGCTTCACCAAGAAGGTCCTCACCGCCACCGCCGTCCTCCGCTACGCCGGCTCCAACACCCCCCCATCCCCGGTCATCCCCGAGGGACCCACCGGCTGGGCCTGGTCCTTCAACCAGTGGCGGACTTTCCGGTGGAACCTCACCGCCAGCGCCGCCCGCCCCAACCCCCAGGGTTCCTACCACTACGGCCAGATCAACATCACCCGCTCCATCAGGCTCGTCAACGGCCACAGCATCGTCGACGGCAAGCGCCGCAACTTCATCAACGGCGTCTCCCACGTCGACCCCGACACGCCGCTCAAGCTCGCCGAGTACTTCAACCTCAGCAACCCGGTGTTCAAGTACAGTCTCATGGGCGACGCTCCCCCGGCCCCTGATACTCCGGTGACACTTGCACCCAATGTCATCGCCGTCGAGTTCAGGACTTTCATCGAGATCATCTTCGAGAACACGGAGAAGAGCATCCAGTCCTACCACTTGGATGGCTACGCCTTCTTCCCTGCCGG GATGGGGCCAGGTAAGTGGTCGCCGGAGAGCCGAAAACGCTACAATCTTTTGGACACCGTGAGCCGGCACAGTGTCCATGTATTCCCCAAGTCATGGACGGCGATCTTGCTGACCTTCGACAATGCTGGAATGTGGAATTTGAGATCCATGAATTGGGAGAATAAATACTTGGGGCAGCAGCTGTACGTCAGTGTGACCTCGCCAGAACGATCGTTAAGGGATGAATACAATATGCCTCTTAATGCACTCCGCTGCGGGGCGGTGGTTGGGCTTCCCCTGCCGCCATCCTACACCTAA